From the genome of Octopus sinensis unplaced genomic scaffold, ASM634580v1 Contig18746, whole genome shotgun sequence, one region includes:
- the LOC115231630 gene encoding N-acetylgalactosaminyltransferase 7-like: MTFSRAIAVPVIDGIDWATFEYSSVYSSRDNPVGIFEWGFFYKEANLPLQKGKLSSEPYHSPTHAGGLLAIDRHFFKELGYYDQGLLVWGGEQYELSFKVWMCHGAVLWVPCSRIGHVYRGPGRSTASSKYTSQVPLSDLNHKRVVDTWFDEEHRKYFYRRHPELDGFSVDVRDQIALKNRLQCKSFSWFMKDVAPFLLDSYPYPHENIHFGNVCT; encoded by the exons ATGACATTCAGTCGGGCGATTGCTGTGCCTGTCATCGATGGGATTGACTGGGCCACGTTCGAGTATTCTTCTGTCTACTCCTCCCGTGACAATCCCGTGGGCATATTTGAGTGGGGATTCTTCTACAAGGAGGCCAATCTGCCCCTCCAGAAAGGAAAACTGTCAAGCGAGCCATACCATTCTCCCACCCATGCAGGGGGGTTGTTGGCAATTGATCGACACTTCTTTAAAGAATTGGGGTACTATGACCAGGGACTGCTTGTCTGGGGAGGAGAGCAATACGAACTGTCCTTCAAAGTGTGGATGTGTCATGGGGCTGTGTTGTGGGTTCCCTGTTCCCGCATTGGTCACGTTTACCGCGGTCCTGGACGATCCACGGCGAGTAGCAAATACACTTCTCAAGTCCCTTTGTCTGACCTG AATCACAAACGTGTGGTCGACACCTGGTTTGATGAGGAGCACAGGAAATACTTTTATCGACGACATCCCGAATTGGATGGGTTCAGTGTGGATGTGAGGGACCAGATTGCATTGAAGAATCGACTGCAGTGCAAATCCTTCTCCTGGTTTATGAAAGACGTGGCCCCTTTCTTACTGGACAGCTACCCGTACCCTCATGAGAACATCCATTTCGGAAATGTGTGCACGTAG